The Maniola hyperantus chromosome 2, iAphHyp1.2, whole genome shotgun sequence genome includes a region encoding these proteins:
- the LOC117989731 gene encoding facilitated trehalose transporter Tret1-like: protein MTICRRWREYVAALSATLITAAAGTTVGWTSPILPKLLADDSPIPTSKDQSSWIASFMILCSAVSPIPASYLADRIGTKKTLLLAAIPYIIGWILVMLANNIPMIYAARLIQGLGYGIAYTAAPMYLGEIASNEVRGAMATLITVMSKFGILSQYCIGPYVSMLGLASFNIAIPILFVVTFSAMPESPYYYIKSGDTNRAEMSLKHLRGRDYMNEELESMSHLVNENMKEKGRWKDLFTVGGNRKGLIILFGIYFTQQFCGSTAIISYAQQIFGAAEGGLRAEEACILFGTVQLLTSAISSQLVDRLGRKPLLIVSSCGVGLANIVIGAYFFMKFESSDLVVALKFIPIVVIPIFIFSYTIGLATVPFAITSEIFPTNIKSKATCVIQIFVALMTFAVTKLYQVIADNLGNYVAFWCFGLLSVGGVIFIIILLPETKGQSFAAIQEKLYSNETVVYEKGEDHSGSVRIL from the exons ATGACTATCTGCCGCAGGTGGAGGGAATATGTGGCCGCACTCAGTG CGACGTTAATCACGGCGGCGGCTGGCACCACAGTAGGATGGACTTCCCCAATTCTACCGAAACTATTGGCGGACGACTCTCCCATTCCAACATCCAAGGACCAGAGTTCATGGATCGCTTCATTTATGATTCTTTGTTCAG CTGTCAGTCCCATTCCTGCATCGTACCTCGCAGACAGAATAGGCACAAAGAAGACACTCCTTCTCGCCGCCATTCCCTACATCATTGGCTGGATCCTTGTGATGTTGGCCAACAACATTCCAATGATTTACGCCGCACGACTTATACAAGGGCTCGGATACGGCATTGCGTACACGGCAGCGCCAATGTACTTGGGTGAAATTGCATCTAATGAAGTGCGTGGAGCTATGGCCACACTCATCACAGTTATGTCAaag tTTGGAATCCTGTCGCAGTACTGTATCGGTCCATACGTTTCGATGCTCGGGTTGGCCAGCTTCAATATAGCAATACCAATCCTCTTCGTTGTGACATTCAGCGCCATGCCGGAATCACCTTACTACTACATAAAATCCGGAGACACCAATAGAGCTGAAATGTCACTGAAACATCTTCGTGGGAGGGATTACATGAACGAAGAACTCGAAAGTATGTCGCACTTAGTCAACGAAAATATGAAAGAAAAAGGTCGTTGGAAAGACCTGTTTACCGTGGGTGGAAATAGAAAAGGCCTTATAATTTTGTTCGGAATATATTTCACACAGCAGTTTTGTGGTAGCACTGCGATTATATCGTACGCTCAGCAGATATTCGGGGCTGCTGAAGGTGGATTGCGCGCTGAGGAAGCTTGCATACTATTTGGGACGGTACAGTTGCTAACATCGGCTATATCTTCTCAGCTGGTGGATAGACTTGGAAGGAAACCGCTCTTGATAGTATCTTCGTGTGGTGTTGGACTTGCAAACATAGTTATAGGAGCTTATTTCTTTATGAAGTTTGAAAGCAGCGACCTTGTCGTTGCTCTTAAATTCATTCCTATTGTTGTGatacctatttttatattttcatacacTATAGGTTTAGCTACGGTGCCTTTCGCTATAACGTCAGAGATATTCCCCACGAATATTAAATCAAAAGCGACCTGTGTGATACAGATATTCGTGGCTCTGATGACATTCGCTGTTACTAAGTTATATCAAGTTATTGCGGATAATTTAGGTAATTATGTCGCCTTCTGGTGCTTCGGGCTACTGTCGGTGGGAGGCGTTatcttcataataattttactccCCGAAACAAAAGGCCAGTCGTTTGCGGCCATACAGGAAAAATTGTACTCGAATGAAACCGTTGTGTACGAGAAAGGAGAGGATCACTCAGGCAGTGTGAGAATTCTGTGA